A single region of the Acetivibrio cellulolyticus CD2 genome encodes:
- a CDS encoding M48 family metallopeptidase, whose product MQNFIEFGNQKINYTIVRSNRKTVGISLSISYGVKVAAPRKISDKQIAEVVNSKAAWIIEKLSYLESIKSEVPQMKFIDGEKFSVLGKEYTLKVNINPAISLASVSTSDKYLIVSLPQNVCDSILDSKANLIRSHIINWYKNLAREVVSQRIDFFAKKLDVKPSNLIIKDLKSIWGSCTGRNAININWKIIIAPLDIVDYLVVHELTHIKIKNHSKHFWGMAESILPNYKECSKWLKINGHKLSF is encoded by the coding sequence ATGCAGAATTTTATTGAATTTGGAAATCAGAAAATTAATTATACTATTGTTAGAAGCAACAGGAAAACAGTAGGCATATCCCTTTCCATCAGCTATGGGGTTAAAGTAGCAGCTCCCAGAAAAATCAGCGATAAGCAAATTGCCGAAGTAGTAAACAGCAAAGCGGCATGGATAATAGAGAAGCTTTCCTATCTCGAAAGTATTAAGTCTGAAGTGCCTCAAATGAAGTTTATCGATGGCGAGAAGTTTTCAGTGTTGGGAAAAGAATATACTCTCAAAGTAAATATCAATCCGGCAATAAGCCTAGCATCAGTTTCTACTTCGGATAAATACCTGATTGTATCCTTACCTCAAAATGTTTGTGATAGTATCCTTGATAGTAAAGCCAATCTAATACGAAGTCATATAATTAATTGGTATAAGAACCTTGCAAGAGAGGTAGTTTCACAAAGAATAGACTTCTTTGCAAAAAAGTTGGATGTTAAGCCATCAAATCTTATTATAAAGGATCTAAAATCAATATGGGGAAGTTGTACGGGAAGAAATGCCATTAATATTAACTGGAAAATTATAATAGCTCCTCTGGATATTGTAGATTACCTTGTTGTACATGAGCTAACTCATATAAAAATAAAAAATCACTCAAAACACTTTTGGGGAATGGCAGAGTCAATACTTCCCAATTATAAGGAGTGTTCCAAATGGCTTAAGATTAATGGGCATAAATTGAGTTTTTAA
- a CDS encoding LTA synthase family protein, producing MSLSLFLFNKKRLIAIFILNVLLTTLLIADTNFFRYYYNLITIPIIFQLNPKMISTVDQSIASLFQVKDILYIVDIPFMLAALIKLHKKGITSIHFPKRIRKSIVTLAVALVIILSVSSISNISSYAYSNNYSAKSLGVFYSHFYNTKLFIEKNVLEDENTAKEEKTEVEKYFESRNVKKENSNIQYKYEGIANGKNLIIVQMEAMQQFVIGKEINNMEITPNLNKLIKESLYFNNIYYQVSGGNTSDAEFLTNNSLYPLSEGSVYHRYPENTYHSLPSLLKQKGYSTYALHAFDKIFWNRNEMYKALQFDKFFSSEDYVMDDFAGWSGNALSDKSFLRQSLNKIDTSKPFYSFLVTLSSHHPFTYFENFDFNVGEYQGTYIGNYIKAAHYADSCIGNFIDDLKSKGLYENSLLVFYGDHSAVPKLENEGLMQFLGMEYNDLDWAKLQRVPLIIHYPGQQKGELISTTGGQIDIMPTVANIMGFDVSYALGKDLVNTKKSYAVLRSGSIITDKYIYFNDTRELYDYNSGDPINIDLYDNELQDLISELNMSDIIISKDLFSNHNVPKK from the coding sequence GTGTCCTTATCCTTATTCCTTTTTAACAAGAAAAGGCTTATTGCTATTTTTATACTTAACGTACTGCTTACTACATTATTAATTGCAGATACAAATTTCTTCAGGTACTACTATAATTTGATTACAATACCTATTATATTTCAGCTAAATCCCAAGATGATTAGTACTGTGGACCAAAGTATTGCAAGCCTTTTTCAAGTTAAAGATATACTTTACATAGTCGATATTCCTTTTATGTTAGCTGCGCTTATAAAACTGCATAAAAAGGGGATAACAAGTATCCATTTTCCTAAAAGGATCAGAAAATCCATTGTCACTTTGGCTGTGGCCTTAGTAATAATACTTAGCGTATCTTCGATATCCAACATTTCTTCTTATGCTTACAGCAATAACTATTCTGCTAAGAGTCTTGGAGTATTCTATTCTCATTTTTATAATACAAAACTTTTTATTGAAAAGAATGTTTTAGAGGATGAAAATACTGCTAAAGAAGAAAAAACAGAGGTAGAAAAATATTTTGAGAGCAGAAACGTAAAAAAAGAAAATTCCAATATTCAATACAAGTATGAAGGTATAGCTAATGGTAAAAATCTCATTATTGTACAAATGGAAGCTATGCAACAATTTGTTATTGGAAAAGAAATTAACAATATGGAGATCACACCGAATCTAAATAAGCTTATAAAAGAAAGCCTTTACTTTAACAATATATATTATCAGGTATCCGGTGGAAACACCTCTGATGCAGAGTTTTTGACTAATAATTCCCTTTATCCACTAAGTGAGGGCTCAGTGTACCATAGATATCCTGAAAATACATATCATTCGCTGCCGTCCTTATTGAAACAAAAGGGATATAGTACATATGCACTTCACGCTTTTGATAAAATCTTCTGGAACAGGAATGAGATGTATAAAGCACTGCAATTTGATAAATTCTTTAGCTCAGAAGACTATGTTATGGATGATTTTGCAGGCTGGAGCGGAAATGCACTCAGTGATAAATCATTTTTAAGGCAATCACTGAATAAAATAGATACCTCAAAACCTTTTTACAGCTTTCTTGTTACATTGTCAAGTCATCATCCCTTTACCTACTTTGAAAACTTTGACTTTAATGTTGGTGAATATCAAGGAACTTACATAGGAAACTATATAAAAGCAGCACACTATGCGGATAGTTGTATTGGAAACTTTATAGATGATTTGAAGTCTAAAGGTCTCTATGAAAACAGCCTGCTTGTTTTTTATGGTGACCATTCCGCTGTTCCTAAGCTTGAAAATGAAGGACTGATGCAATTTTTGGGTATGGAATACAATGATCTTGACTGGGCTAAACTTCAACGTGTTCCACTAATAATACATTACCCCGGGCAGCAAAAAGGAGAATTAATATCTACTACCGGCGGACAAATTGATATAATGCCTACAGTTGCAAACATTATGGGCTTTGATGTATCTTATGCCTTAGGCAAGGATCTAGTTAATACAAAAAAAAGCTATGCAGTTTTAAGAAGCGGATCAATTATCACCGACAAATATATATATTTTAATGATACGAGAGAATTATACGATTACAACAGCGGTGATCCTATCAATATTGATTTATATGATAACGAGCTGCAAGACTTAATTAGTGAACTAAACATGTCGGATATTATAATCTCTAAAGATCTGTTTTCCAACCACAATGTACCAAAAAAATAA
- a CDS encoding SEC-C metal-binding domain-containing protein, protein MSLFDQWKEVADKERPEKEYNEFWNTYLEKEKEVYAYILENHNEIISGKVSELAQKFEMDSATFAGFMDGINTSLVKEVDLDSLSEDFDIRLEVDYEKLFYNMLDAKANWLYTLPQWDGVLTKDRRNEITKDYNRSNMAVSNKVGRNEPCPCGSGKKYKKCCGI, encoded by the coding sequence ATGAGTTTATTTGATCAGTGGAAGGAAGTTGCTGATAAGGAAAGACCGGAGAAAGAGTACAATGAGTTTTGGAATACTTATTTGGAAAAGGAAAAGGAAGTATATGCGTATATTCTAGAAAATCACAATGAGATTATAAGTGGTAAGGTTTCTGAGTTGGCACAAAAGTTTGAAATGGATTCAGCAACATTTGCCGGGTTTATGGATGGAATAAATACAAGTTTGGTTAAAGAAGTAGATTTGGATAGCTTAAGTGAAGACTTTGATATTAGACTTGAAGTAGATTACGAGAAACTATTCTATAATATGCTGGATGCAAAAGCGAATTGGTTATATACCTTACCTCAATGGGATGGGGTATTAACAAAAGATAGAAGAAATGAAATTACGAAAGATTATAACAGATCCAATATGGCTGTAAGCAATAAAGTGGGAAGAAACGAACCCTGCCCTTGTGGTAGCGGTAAAAAGTATAAAAAGTGTTGTGGCATATAA
- the truA gene encoding tRNA pseudouridine(38-40) synthase TruA yields the protein MRNIKLVIQYDGSKYRGWQRLGDSDKTIQGKLEQVLSQMSNEKIELIGSGRTDAGVHAFKQVANFHTKSDLAEDAMLDYLYKYLPEDIVVIDAEEVDNMFHSRHHVKGKKYLYRIWNAKRHNPFMRKHCTHIAEPLDIRLMRNAAEHFTGMHDFSSFTSLKTKNKSKEREIFSVEIEKENEIMDIVFYGNGFLYNMARIMAGTLIEVGAGRINADNIPKILAKKDRKLAGPTAPTNGLILYDVEY from the coding sequence ATGAGAAATATAAAGCTAGTTATACAATATGATGGAAGCAAGTATAGAGGATGGCAGAGGCTTGGGGATTCGGACAAAACTATTCAGGGCAAGTTAGAACAGGTTCTTAGCCAAATGTCGAATGAAAAAATCGAATTGATAGGTTCAGGAAGAACTGATGCTGGGGTTCATGCTTTCAAACAGGTAGCAAACTTTCATACAAAAAGTGATTTGGCTGAAGATGCTATGCTGGATTATCTATACAAGTATCTTCCGGAAGATATTGTAGTTATTGATGCTGAAGAAGTAGATAATATGTTTCATTCAAGGCATCATGTGAAAGGCAAAAAATATTTGTACAGAATCTGGAATGCAAAGCGCCATAATCCTTTCATGAGAAAGCATTGCACACATATTGCAGAACCATTAGATATAAGGTTAATGCGGAATGCTGCTGAACATTTTACAGGAATGCATGATTTTTCAAGCTTTACATCGCTCAAAACAAAAAACAAATCAAAGGAAAGAGAAATATTTTCGGTAGAAATTGAAAAGGAAAATGAGATAATGGATATTGTGTTTTATGGAAACGGATTTCTTTACAATATGGCGAGGATTATGGCAGGTACTTTAATTGAAGTTGGAGCGGGCAGGATTAATGCTGATAACATACCTAAGATACTTGCTAAAAAGGACAGAAAACTGGCAGGCCCGACAGCCCCGACCAACGGTTTGATTCTTTATGATGTGGAATATTAA
- a CDS encoding Na/Pi cotransporter family protein, giving the protein MTKTIFIILINFIIGTVLLKYGVSLMSSGLEKANTDRMKKCLQTFAGKTSTAFITGTLVTALVQSSTAIIVITVGLVNSGLMKLPQAVGIILGANLGTTLTAQLMSFKITNSAYFFVAIGLLLKFFAKRNSVKCLGTAVAGLGLMFTGLGILSFGAPYIKESQAAHYIFMKYGNNPLIGLLIGLITTMLVQSSSATVGLTIVLFNAGLISFDAALGLTFGDNIGTSITTQIASLGTNLSAKRTAWAHTLYNIVGVLLAMLFFSPFSKSVQLITHIAGQGDNRLIANAHTIFNLVSACLFLPLTSYYVKFIEWVVNETD; this is encoded by the coding sequence ATGACAAAAACAATTTTTATAATTTTAATAAACTTCATTATTGGTACAGTGCTCCTAAAGTATGGTGTCAGCCTCATGAGCAGTGGCCTCGAAAAAGCCAACACCGATAGAATGAAAAAATGTCTGCAAACCTTTGCAGGTAAAACCTCAACAGCTTTTATAACAGGTACATTAGTTACTGCACTAGTCCAAAGCAGTACTGCAATAATAGTAATTACGGTAGGGCTCGTAAACTCAGGACTTATGAAACTGCCTCAGGCAGTAGGTATAATCTTAGGAGCTAACCTCGGAACAACACTTACAGCACAATTGATGTCCTTTAAAATCACGAATTCTGCATACTTTTTTGTGGCAATTGGCTTGTTGCTTAAGTTTTTTGCAAAAAGGAACTCGGTAAAATGCCTGGGGACAGCTGTTGCAGGACTCGGTCTGATGTTTACAGGTTTAGGTATATTAAGTTTTGGTGCCCCTTACATAAAAGAAAGTCAGGCTGCACATTATATTTTTATGAAATATGGAAATAACCCTCTGATTGGACTGCTCATAGGTTTAATAACTACCATGCTGGTGCAAAGCAGCAGTGCTACAGTAGGTCTAACTATCGTTCTGTTTAATGCCGGGCTCATATCTTTTGATGCTGCACTCGGTCTGACTTTCGGTGATAATATCGGAACATCTATAACTACCCAAATTGCGAGCTTAGGAACTAACTTATCTGCCAAACGTACAGCATGGGCTCATACGCTGTATAACATAGTTGGAGTTTTGCTCGCCATGCTATTCTTCTCACCTTTTTCTAAGTCGGTTCAATTAATTACCCATATTGCAGGGCAAGGTGATAACAGGCTTATCGCAAATGCCCATACCATTTTTAACCTGGTAAGCGCCTGTCTGTTTCTCCCTCTAACGTCCTACTATGTAAAATTTATCGAATGGGTGGTTAATGAAACTGATTAA
- a CDS encoding NADP-dependent isocitrate dehydrogenase — protein sequence MSKIKMTVPLVEIDGDEMTRIMWKMIKDILLEPYIELNTEYYDLGLENRDKTDDQVTIDSAMAIKKYGVGVKCATITPNAQRLEEYKLKKMWKSPNGTIRAILDGTVFRAPIIVDSIKPFVIGWKKPITLARHAYGDIYKDVEYKVNGAGKAEIVFTSETGEVSRETIHDFKGPGVILGMHNTDESIMSFARACFNYAVDQKQDLWFSTKDTISKIYDHRFKDIFQEIYDAEYKDKFEANGIEYFYTLIDDVVARIMRSEGGMVWACKNYDGDVMSDMVASAFGSLAMMTSVLVSPDGKYEYEAAHGTVTRHYYKHLKGEETSTNSMATLFAWTGALKKRGELDENKELMNFADKLEAASIKTIEDGVMTKDLAQLSEVANKKIVNTEDFLKEIKKTFDAM from the coding sequence ATGAGTAAAATTAAAATGACAGTTCCGTTGGTTGAGATAGACGGAGATGAAATGACCAGGATCATGTGGAAAATGATTAAAGATATCCTGCTTGAGCCATATATTGAGCTTAATACCGAATACTATGATTTAGGGCTTGAAAACAGGGATAAAACTGATGATCAGGTTACAATTGATTCAGCTATGGCTATAAAGAAATATGGGGTTGGTGTTAAATGTGCTACCATTACACCAAATGCTCAAAGGCTGGAAGAATACAAATTAAAGAAAATGTGGAAGAGTCCTAATGGTACTATCAGGGCTATTTTAGATGGCACAGTTTTTCGTGCACCTATAATAGTTGATAGTATAAAACCGTTTGTTATTGGCTGGAAAAAGCCTATAACACTTGCGAGACATGCTTATGGCGATATATATAAGGATGTTGAATATAAAGTAAATGGAGCTGGAAAGGCAGAAATCGTATTTACTTCTGAAACCGGGGAAGTCTCAAGAGAGACAATCCATGACTTCAAGGGACCTGGAGTTATACTTGGAATGCATAATACCGATGAATCCATTATGAGTTTTGCAAGAGCTTGCTTTAATTATGCTGTTGACCAGAAGCAAGACCTTTGGTTCTCAACTAAGGATACTATCTCAAAGATTTATGACCACAGGTTTAAGGATATCTTTCAGGAGATCTACGATGCGGAATACAAGGACAAGTTTGAAGCAAATGGAATAGAATACTTCTATACATTGATAGATGATGTTGTTGCAAGAATAATGAGATCAGAAGGCGGTATGGTATGGGCTTGTAAGAATTATGACGGTGATGTTATGTCAGACATGGTAGCATCAGCTTTTGGAAGCCTTGCAATGATGACCTCAGTTTTGGTTTCACCAGATGGTAAATATGAATATGAGGCAGCTCATGGTACTGTTACAAGACATTACTACAAGCACCTTAAAGGTGAAGAAACTTCCACCAATTCAATGGCTACTCTGTTTGCATGGACAGGAGCACTTAAGAAACGTGGAGAATTGGATGAAAATAAAGAGCTTATGAATTTTGCAGATAAGCTTGAAGCAGCCTCCATAAAGACAATAGAGGACGGTGTAATGACAAAAGATTTAGCCCAGTTGTCAGAGGTGGCAAATAAAAAGATTGTTAATACTGAAGATTTCCTGAAGGAAATAAAGAAGACCTTTGATGCTATGTAA
- the ftsH gene encoding ATP-dependent zinc metalloprotease FtsH: MRYLFLILTPKYYKTVKTSTARKVALLLISFIAIFTICASLILDNMANSPKKTVTTSNITYGAFIKYVESDNISAIYDYNQSDKKIKGKFKNGDLFITDNPESEDLKKYLLEHYISLEDKPFTESLYQSTISILLSIFPLVLSIAFISLLMGRMIKKQYSGNKDSKFGIIKKCDITFDNVAGNEEAKQNMMELVDFLVSPERFKKFGVVPPKGTVLFGPPGTGKTLLAKALAGTAGVPFIAVSGSDFVEKFVGVGASRIRQLFEFARKSSPCIIFIDEIDALGKRSSNDGSGSGDERDRTLNQILVEIDGFSGSEGIIVIAATNRLDMLDPALLRSGRFDRQIQVGLPDVDARLSILELHARNKPLGNDIDLKEIAKMTVYMSGADLANVMNEAGIYAVRNRHTSITMKDIDNAISKIQAGEEKRNKKNITSKDKEITAYHEAGHALIAKLLSGVTVSKVTIIPTTKGAGGYTLFLPDEKMFSTKRDLLNDIAIFLGGRASEEIVFGENEVTNGASNDLRKATQIAVDMVKNFGMSHTVGLVSFLDTNNDHPSNTNLNVVEKEVKEIIEEVYTETKELLKNNSDCLENIASLLLERETIFKKDVDNIVETTMFKRGS, from the coding sequence ATGCGTTACCTTTTTTTAATATTGACACCAAAATACTACAAAACCGTGAAAACTTCAACAGCTAGAAAAGTAGCTTTATTACTTATATCCTTCATTGCAATTTTCACAATATGCGCATCTTTAATACTTGATAATATGGCAAACTCGCCAAAAAAAACTGTTACAACTTCTAACATTACATACGGAGCATTTATAAAATATGTGGAATCAGACAACATATCTGCAATTTATGATTACAATCAAAGCGACAAAAAGATTAAAGGGAAATTCAAAAACGGTGACCTCTTTATAACCGATAATCCTGAATCAGAAGACCTAAAAAAGTACCTTTTAGAACACTATATTTCACTTGAAGACAAACCCTTTACGGAAAGCCTTTATCAATCAACAATTAGCATTTTGCTTTCAATTTTTCCCCTCGTGCTGTCTATAGCCTTTATCAGTCTACTTATGGGAAGAATGATAAAGAAACAATACTCCGGTAATAAGGACTCGAAATTCGGCATTATAAAAAAGTGTGACATAACCTTTGATAATGTAGCAGGTAACGAAGAAGCCAAACAAAACATGATGGAGTTAGTGGATTTTTTGGTTTCGCCTGAAAGGTTTAAAAAGTTTGGAGTAGTTCCACCAAAGGGAACAGTATTGTTTGGACCTCCCGGTACTGGAAAAACTCTTTTAGCCAAGGCACTTGCCGGTACGGCAGGAGTGCCGTTTATTGCTGTTTCCGGCTCAGACTTTGTTGAAAAATTTGTAGGTGTTGGTGCCTCAAGAATAAGACAATTGTTTGAATTTGCACGTAAGTCAAGCCCATGTATAATATTCATAGACGAAATTGATGCCTTGGGCAAAAGAAGCAGCAATGACGGATCCGGTTCCGGAGACGAAAGAGATAGAACGCTCAATCAGATTCTGGTGGAAATAGATGGCTTTTCAGGAAGTGAAGGCATAATAGTTATTGCAGCAACCAACAGACTTGATATGCTGGATCCTGCACTTTTGCGTTCAGGTAGGTTTGACAGGCAAATACAGGTAGGTCTCCCGGATGTAGATGCTCGGCTCTCCATCCTTGAACTCCATGCCAGGAATAAACCTTTGGGAAACGATATAGATCTCAAGGAAATTGCCAAGATGACAGTTTATATGTCCGGTGCCGACCTGGCAAACGTTATGAATGAAGCCGGCATATATGCTGTAAGAAATAGACATACCTCTATTACCATGAAGGATATTGATAATGCTATAAGTAAAATACAGGCAGGCGAAGAAAAAAGGAACAAGAAAAATATTACTTCAAAGGATAAAGAAATAACTGCTTACCATGAAGCAGGCCATGCTCTTATTGCCAAACTCCTTTCAGGTGTCACTGTCTCAAAAGTTACAATTATTCCAACCACTAAAGGCGCTGGCGGATATACCCTGTTTCTTCCCGACGAAAAAATGTTTTCAACAAAAAGAGACCTTCTTAACGACATCGCTATTTTCCTTGGTGGAAGGGCTTCAGAAGAGATAGTATTTGGCGAAAATGAAGTCACTAATGGGGCTAGTAATGATCTTAGAAAAGCAACTCAAATCGCGGTAGACATGGTCAAGAACTTTGGTATGAGTCATACAGTCGGCTTGGTAAGTTTTCTTGATACCAATAATGATCATCCATCAAATACAAACTTGAATGTAGTGGAAAAAGAAGTTAAGGAAATAATTGAAGAAGTCTACACAGAAACAAAGGAACTCTTAAAAAACAATTCGGATTGTTTGGAAAACATTGCATCACTTTTACTTGAACGGGAAACTATCTTTAAGAAGGATGTAGATAATATTGTAGAAACAACAATGTTTAAAAGAGGCTCTTGA
- a CDS encoding ATP-binding protein codes for MRLEELRLKLNSISVYRNLLEDKLINSLHVFLERLFSGEMDLNGFARHYNLLFFNIINIDQQKSFREYIIDLIISDENPFSMASEKMDYENINNNLVKAASNDLRSFGEISMISSDIFKEYALQHLCTSTFEATVASGFPEWGNSELGDQLEPIKELLYKNDAWDRFARDLSTFYRANGTGMFSRFRAFIWERGKSSGSLRGIDSPDPIMLSDFIGYESERLEIIKNTEQFLKGFTANNMLLYGDRGTGKSSTVKALVNEYWQKGLRIVEVPKNNLADFPQIIMQLKDRKQRFIIFIDDLAFEDDEENYTSLKAVLEGGLQSRPGNVVIYATSNRRHLIKEKFSDRLGLQSGNADDEIRSQDTIQEKLSLADRFGITIVFSSPDKSMFLEIVEGLADKRGIGYDKDKLYSEALKWEIWYNGRSPRTARQFVDWLEGNSNVVC; via the coding sequence ATGAGACTGGAAGAACTAAGGCTGAAGTTGAACTCTATATCGGTATATAGAAACTTATTGGAAGATAAATTAATAAATAGTTTGCATGTTTTTTTAGAAAGATTATTTTCTGGTGAGATGGATTTAAATGGTTTTGCACGACATTATAATTTGTTGTTTTTTAATATAATCAATATAGATCAGCAGAAATCATTCAGGGAATATATCATAGACTTGATAATTTCAGATGAGAACCCGTTTTCCATGGCTTCTGAGAAAATGGATTATGAAAATATTAATAATAATCTTGTGAAGGCAGCATCGAATGACTTAAGGAGCTTTGGTGAGATTTCAATGATATCTTCTGATATATTTAAGGAATATGCGCTCCAGCACCTTTGTACTTCAACTTTTGAGGCCACAGTTGCAAGTGGATTTCCAGAATGGGGTAATAGTGAATTGGGGGACCAATTAGAGCCAATAAAGGAACTGTTATATAAAAATGATGCTTGGGATAGATTTGCGAGGGACCTTTCAACGTTTTACAGAGCTAACGGTACCGGTATGTTTTCTCGATTTCGTGCTTTTATATGGGAGAGAGGCAAATCTTCTGGCAGCTTAAGAGGTATTGATTCACCGGACCCTATAATGCTCTCTGATTTTATAGGCTATGAGTCGGAACGCTTGGAGATTATTAAGAATACTGAGCAGTTCCTAAAAGGGTTTACTGCCAACAATATGCTTTTGTATGGAGACAGGGGCACCGGCAAGTCTTCGACAGTAAAAGCACTTGTCAATGAATACTGGCAAAAGGGACTGCGAATTGTTGAAGTTCCCAAGAATAATTTAGCGGACTTTCCCCAAATAATAATGCAGCTTAAAGACAGAAAACAAAGATTCATTATATTTATAGACGATCTTGCTTTTGAGGATGATGAAGAGAATTATACAAGCCTTAAGGCAGTGCTTGAGGGAGGACTTCAAAGTAGACCGGGCAATGTTGTTATTTATGCCACTTCCAACAGGAGGCATTTGATAAAAGAAAAGTTCAGTGACAGATTAGGACTCCAATCAGGAAATGCAGACGATGAGATCAGATCTCAGGACACAATTCAGGAAAAACTTTCACTGGCAGATAGATTTGGAATTACGATAGTATTTTCTTCGCCGGATAAAAGCATGTTTTTAGAGATTGTAGAAGGCCTTGCTGATAAAAGGGGTATTGGCTACGATAAGGACAAGCTTTATAGTGAGGCACTTAAGTGGGAAATTTGGTATAACGGACGATCACCGAGAACTGCAAGGCAGTTTGTCGATTGGCTTGAAGGAAACAGCAACGTGGTTTGCTGA
- the wsfD gene encoding glycan biosynthesis hexose transferase WsfD yields MRERIFKAEIVVVLMVAVFLVCELMFKPIIGVADNGDFARIMSTTGLSYKTMDYNERYFNFVNREFIMTLPFQKGVGYFSTEVILVFIAKIVSRIVLFNRGIFDIRFLGFLYCCLFLLSIYLLIKYNKRPIPIINIISIILTVLVFTDLGYISYFNSLYGEALSYTALLLAVAVSIYIAKSQNPSAFALIVFYIAAILLTGAKAQNAPVGIVLALFSLVFLRIENSGKWKRVIAVCVVSLFITSTASYFSIPGVMRVCNKYQSVFYGVLKNSESPNNDLEELGLKTEYVQLAGTNFFMDEYPINIKDPVFLKEINRNISPLKVGLFYIRHPLRYLEKLGITANKAFNLILGFGNYERMYNIEAKKEVGYFRMWNDFKVTFMPHSLLFIIFFFIAYAVILSVQYIKARKAAEKIYFSTFIMVMLIGIIQFVVPVICDGEADLSKHLFLFNVCFDIMFVYMFILLLELIVELGRKIKLK; encoded by the coding sequence ATGAGGGAGAGAATATTTAAAGCTGAGATAGTTGTTGTTTTAATGGTTGCTGTTTTTTTAGTCTGCGAATTGATGTTTAAGCCGATTATAGGTGTTGCAGATAATGGGGATTTTGCAAGAATAATGAGTACTACAGGTTTGAGTTATAAAACTATGGATTATAATGAGAGGTATTTCAATTTTGTAAACAGGGAGTTTATAATGACTCTCCCATTTCAAAAAGGTGTCGGTTACTTTTCTACAGAGGTTATTTTAGTTTTTATTGCTAAAATAGTAAGCAGAATTGTGCTATTTAACAGAGGAATTTTTGATATAAGATTTCTTGGGTTCTTATATTGCTGTTTATTTCTTTTATCTATTTATCTTTTGATTAAATACAATAAAAGACCTATACCTATAATTAACATTATCTCAATAATCCTCACAGTTTTAGTATTTACAGATTTAGGTTATATATCTTATTTCAATTCCTTATACGGGGAGGCTTTATCCTATACAGCTCTTCTTCTTGCGGTGGCTGTTTCTATATATATAGCTAAAAGTCAAAATCCAAGTGCTTTTGCCCTGATTGTTTTTTATATTGCGGCAATTCTTTTAACAGGTGCAAAGGCCCAAAATGCGCCAGTAGGGATAGTTTTAGCATTATTTAGCTTGGTGTTTCTTAGAATTGAAAATAGTGGTAAATGGAAAAGAGTAATTGCAGTATGTGTTGTTTCACTTTTTATTACATCCACAGCATCGTACTTCTCAATCCCTGGCGTAATGAGAGTTTGTAACAAGTATCAGTCTGTTTTTTATGGAGTGCTAAAAAATTCCGAATCACCTAATAATGACCTTGAGGAATTAGGATTAAAGACAGAATATGTTCAGCTTGCAGGGACAAACTTCTTTATGGATGAATATCCGATTAATATTAAAGATCCTGTGTTTCTAAAGGAAATTAACAGAAATATAAGTCCTTTAAAGGTAGGCCTGTTTTATATAAGACATCCGTTAAGGTATTTAGAAAAACTGGGGATTACAGCGAATAAGGCATTTAATCTGATATTGGGGTTTGGAAATTATGAAAGAATGTATAATATTGAGGCCAAAAAAGAGGTGGGGTATTTTAGAATGTGGAACGATTTTAAAGTCACATTTATGCCACATTCACTGCTGTTTATTATATTTTTCTTTATAGCTTATGCAGTTATACTATCTGTTCAATATATTAAAGCCAGAAAAGCAGCGGAAAAAATTTATTTTAGTACATTTATAATGGTAATGCTAATTGGAATTATTCAATTTGTTGTTCCTGTAATATGTGATGGGGAAGCAGACTTAAGCAAGCACCTATTTTTGTTTAATGTGTGTTTTGATATTATGTTTGTTTATATGTTTATACTCCTACTTGAATTAATCGTTGAATTAGGGAGGAAGATTAAATTAAAATAG